Sequence from the Herbaspirillum sp. meg3 genome:
AACTCCTTGCCGCCGGCATGCAGGAACTCCGCTTTGGCTTCCATCGCGATTTCTTCCAGGGTTTCCAGACAATCGCTGGTAAAACCGGGGCACATGACATCCACCCGCTGCACACCCTGACGCGCCAGCTCCTGCAAGGTCGGCGCCGTGTAAGGTTGCAGCCACTCGGCCTTGCCGAAGCGCGACTGGAATGTCACCACATACTCGGTCTCCTTCAAACCCAGCGCCGTTGCCAGCAACCGTGCCGTCTTGTGGCATTCGCAATGGTAAGGATCGCCGAGCATCAAGGTGCGCTTGGGTACACCGTGAAAACTCATCACCAGCTTGTCCGGCTGGCCGTTGGCGGCCCAATGCGCCAGCACGGAAGCCTTGAGCGCCTGAATGTAAGCGTCGTGGTCGTGATAATGCTTGATCAGGCGCAACTCCGGAACGTTGCGTACCTTGGAGAAATGGTTGAACACCGCGTCGAAAATCGACGCAGTCGTGGTGCCGGAATACTGCGGATAGGCCGGCAGAATCAGGATGCGATCGCAGCCCTGCGCCTTGAGGCTATCCAGTACATCGGGCAAAGCCGGCTGTCCATAACGCATCGCATACGTCACCTGCACCCGATGGCCGCGCTCTTGCATGCGTGTCCGCAACAGCGTCGCCTGACGCTCGGTATTGACCTTGAGCGGAGAAC
This genomic interval carries:
- the hemH gene encoding ferrochelatase; amino-acid sequence: MPFRKEPPYTHGTSAGTAIVLVNLGTPDAPTTRAVRRYLKQFLSDPRVVEIPRAVWWFILNGIILPFRSSKSAEKYASIWSDEGSPLKVNTERQATLLRTRMQERGHRVQVTYAMRYGQPALPDVLDSLKAQGCDRILILPAYPQYSGTTTASIFDAVFNHFSKVRNVPELRLIKHYHDHDAYIQALKASVLAHWAANGQPDKLVMSFHGVPKRTLMLGDPYHCECHKTARLLATALGLKETEYVVTFQSRFGKAEWLQPYTAPTLQELARQGVQRVDVMCPGFTSDCLETLEEIAMEAKAEFLHAGGKEFNFIPCLNGDAAWVQGMMEIAELHMVGWPTMAGAALREEEKKQAEISAEQARRLGATQ